The DNA segment TCAAGACGTTGAGCTTGGTCAGGATTTCGATGTGGTTAAACAATCCAAAAAGAAGTACGAAAAAACTGGCGGCCAGCCAGTGAAGTCTAAATTCCACCAAGAAAAAAATCAATCCTCCTAAAAAAAAATAAGAAGAGGCCGACAAAAAAGTCTGCCTCTTCTTTTCGTTAAAAGAGCCCCTTAAACCCCTTCTATATAAATTTTTCAACGAAAACACCTTGAAAATAGAAGAAAAATCCCGTTCACACATTAGAAACAACTGGGTTTTGATGTGTGATGTAGGTCACAGATTGGGTGTGTTTAACATGGTTTAAATAAGGTATGGATTATAAGATTCCATTCCAAAACCTCCACTTTCTGTTAGGAGACCAAAGAGTTTGAGGACGGTCACCTAACAATTTTTCAAACATACCATGTGAACATGTTCACAAATCATCCACATTTTTTACCAACCGATCCTGAGAGGAGTAACAATGAAAAAGTATCTATTTTTCCTAAGTATGTTCTTCGTCCTAATGTTTCCAATGAATGGCTATGCAGAAAATCAAGGTGTTTTAAGCATGGAAGAACTGTCGATACATATCATGCCGGAGTATGCGTATCACCCAAATGATCAAAAAAAGAACCATGCCCCACTATTAATCGGCTATCAAGGGACTATGGTAAACAACTCAAAAGGGCCCCAAAAAGGTCAAATCGAAATTCCGCTGCCAACTAAGGAGAAGAATTTTCGAATTGGCTACGTGGCAGATTACTCAATTAATTTAAGCAAGGCGTATGAGATTGAATATGTGCTAGATCGTGAAAAAGAGACCATTTCCTGGACTACAAGTGAAGAAATAGGTCCAAATGAACGATATAAATTCGTAATTGAATTTTTTACGGATAGCTTAATGGTTAAAAAAGAAAAGAAGTCATTAGCGTATGACTTTAAAAGTTTTGCTGATATTGGACTTCTTAACATTTCCTTTACCCAGCCCGAAAAAGCAAAGAATATGAAGCTTACGCCAGCTCCAGAAGAGAATCAGAATCATGTTGAAGGAGATAAAACGTTATCTTATCTTTTCCAAGATGTGAAAGCAGGGGACGGGAAAGAATTCAAACTGAAGTATGACCGTAAAGAAACGAAACCAACAACAGAACTAAATGATAATGCAGTAAACATAGATGAAAAGAAAGAGACGAAGAATGCCACACATCTGGCCGTTGGCACATTTGGTGGAATAACTGTCCTTTCAGCAGGGATCTTGGCCATTCTTTTAAAGAAAAGAAAAAGAAAACAATCTACCGGGAATTAAGGTACGTAAGTACTTTAATAAATAAAAAAGAGAAAAAAGAATTCTATGGGAGGTGAAGAGATGTTCAAAAAGCTTTTAAAAATCAACAAAAAATTTCTATTTGTAGTCGTACTTCTAATCGGTGTCCTTCTATCACTCACAACAGTAAAGACTATGGCATATCTGGATTCACCAGGTTTCTGTCAAAACTGTCATACGATGAAGAATGTATACACATCATTCATGGACTCTACTCATGCAGAACTTCAATGTAATGACTGCCATTTACCGCACAAGAGTGAAGTAGGAAAGTTATTTTTTAAAGGTCGAGCAGGGATGACTCATGTGTATTACAACTCACTAGGAACAGATGATATCCCGAATGTCATTGAGGCCACAGACCGTACGATGAAAGTAATCAATGAAAACTGTGTTTCCTGTCACAAGAGTACCATTACTAATGTGTCTCATGACGCGAAGGATAGTTGTGTCTCCTGTCACAAAACAGTACCACATGGGAAAGGCTTTAAAGATGACCACTATAATAAGCCACCTAAATCAGGAGAATTATTAGAAAATAAGGGAGGATTTTAATAATGGGAAGGTTCCGATATGGGGCATATCTTTTCCTGCTTGCATTTGTACTATTGATCACTGGCTGTGGCACTGAATCCAGTGATCAAACAGCAACCGCTGCAGGTAAAAAGACAACTGGCCTCTCAGCAGATGAAATTAGTAATGAAGCATTCAAAGACTTATTTCCGCTACAGTACAACAGTTATAAGAAAAATGAAAAGATGGAAGATACAACATACGGTGGCTCTGTCAAACGCAGCAAGTATGATGAGGATAAAGAGCCATTGCTGCCGATTTTGTTTAATGGTTATGGATTTGCAACCGAGTATAACGAAGAGCGTGGGCATACGTATGCATTAGAAGATATTCGTAATATTAAACGAATTACTGATAAATCTGTAGGTTCTTGTTATACATGTAAATCAACGGCTGTTCCAAAAATGATTGAGGAAATGGGCGATAGCTATTGGGGGGCCAATTTTAACAAGGATATTTGGCCAAAGGGTGAAGCGATGGGACACTCTCCAATTGGCTGCTCTGATTGCCATGACCCAAAAACGATGGACTTGCGAGTGACACGTCCTAGTTTTTATAAAGCTTTAGAAGCTAAGGGAGTAGATGTATCCAAACCAACGAAAAATGATATGCGCAGTTATGTATGTGGACAATGTCATGTGGAGTATTACTTTGCTTCAAAGAATAGTGAAGTAACCTTCCCTTGGACAAAAGGATTTAAGCCGGAAGAAATGTATGAATACTATAATACGATTGCAAAAGAAAACGGTTTTGAGAAGGACTGGGTAAGTAATATTTCTGGTACTCCTATGTTAAAAGCACAACATCCTGAATATGAAACACACTCATCCGGTACACATGGTAAAGCTAATGTTTCCTGTGCAGATTGCCACATGCCGTATGAACGCGTCGATGGAAAAAGAAAGATCACATCACACTGGTGGACGTCTCCACTAAAAACGATGCAAACCTCTTGCGGCCAGTGCCACGGGGACCGTGATTTAGACAAATTAAAAGATCGTGTTCTTGAGATTCAAGAGGCAAATGTTAGTGCATTACACGAAGCACAGGACGTTTCAACCACCTCTCACTATTATGTAAACAAAATGATTACTACTGGGGTAAGCCAAGAGAAAATTAAACAAGCACAGGAATTTGTACGCAAGGGACAATGGTTCTGGGATATTATTGCAGCTGAAAACTCTGCAGGCTTTCATAATCCACAAGGGTCGATGGATTCGTTACGAATCTCTATTGAGCAGTCCAATAAAGCCATCCGCTT comes from the Neobacillus sp. PS2-9 genome and includes:
- a CDS encoding glycogen biosynthesis protein GlgD translates to MKKRSKQQNPEQKTRNGVNNQDVELGQDFDVVKQSKKKYEKTGGQPVKSKFHQEKNQSS
- a CDS encoding NapC/NirT family cytochrome c — encoded protein: MFKKLLKINKKFLFVVVLLIGVLLSLTTVKTMAYLDSPGFCQNCHTMKNVYTSFMDSTHAELQCNDCHLPHKSEVGKLFFKGRAGMTHVYYNSLGTDDIPNVIEATDRTMKVINENCVSCHKSTITNVSHDAKDSCVSCHKTVPHGKGFKDDHYNKPPKSGELLENKGGF
- a CDS encoding ammonia-forming cytochrome c nitrite reductase subunit c552, whose product is MGRFRYGAYLFLLAFVLLITGCGTESSDQTATAAGKKTTGLSADEISNEAFKDLFPLQYNSYKKNEKMEDTTYGGSVKRSKYDEDKEPLLPILFNGYGFATEYNEERGHTYALEDIRNIKRITDKSVGSCYTCKSTAVPKMIEEMGDSYWGANFNKDIWPKGEAMGHSPIGCSDCHDPKTMDLRVTRPSFYKALEAKGVDVSKPTKNDMRSYVCGQCHVEYYFASKNSEVTFPWTKGFKPEEMYEYYNTIAKENGFEKDWVSNISGTPMLKAQHPEYETHSSGTHGKANVSCADCHMPYERVDGKRKITSHWWTSPLKTMQTSCGQCHGDRDLDKLKDRVLEIQEANVSALHEAQDVSTTSHYYVNKMITTGVSQEKIKQAQEFVRKGQWFWDIIAAENSAGFHNPQGSMDSLRISIEQSNKAIRLATEELVKKGVNMDELDKEIEKVKKAVLDEKVNEKKKDKAVNSYFPAQAPVVPPVKK